A window of the Syntrophothermus lipocalidus DSM 12680 genome harbors these coding sequences:
- the flhB gene encoding flagellar biosynthesis protein FlhB, translated as METSGVWILDLQLFAEGGEKTEKATPRRRQESRRKGQVFRSVDLNSAVILLVGFAVLHFTTPYMLTGIQGFFSRYLSDRALTQLTPATFHVMLLDAILLMAKISFPVIGAVLVAGLLVNLLQVGFVFAGEPLSIKPERVNPVEGFKRIFSLRALIELVKSVAKVVLTGWVVYSVLKKNLYLFPRFVDMEPVSMVMSLGNIIFEMAMKIGVVLLVVGLLDYLYQWWEHEKSLRMSKEELKQEYKQTEGDPQIRSKQRQKQREMAMRRMMAEVPKADVVITNPTHFAVALKYEAEAMTAPVVTAKGQDFLALRIREVAMEHQVALVENPFLARTIYYSTEIGDPIPETLYQAVAEVLAFVYRQKRNLG; from the coding sequence ATGGAAACAAGCGGTGTTTGGATACTAGATCTGCAGCTGTTTGCCGAAGGAGGCGAAAAAACCGAGAAAGCGACTCCGCGGCGGCGGCAAGAGAGTCGGAGAAAAGGCCAGGTTTTCCGGAGCGTGGACCTTAACTCTGCCGTCATATTGCTTGTGGGATTCGCGGTGCTGCATTTTACAACCCCCTATATGTTAACCGGGATACAGGGATTTTTCAGCCGGTATTTATCAGATAGGGCTCTGACTCAATTGACTCCGGCTACGTTTCACGTAATGTTACTGGATGCCATCCTGCTAATGGCTAAGATATCCTTTCCTGTAATAGGAGCGGTCTTGGTGGCTGGATTACTCGTCAATCTCTTGCAAGTAGGGTTTGTTTTTGCTGGGGAACCGTTATCTATAAAACCAGAACGCGTTAACCCGGTCGAGGGGTTTAAAAGGATATTTTCGCTGCGTGCCCTGATCGAGCTGGTCAAATCAGTGGCCAAAGTTGTCCTAACAGGTTGGGTGGTTTACTCGGTCTTGAAAAAGAACCTGTACCTTTTTCCCCGTTTTGTAGATATGGAGCCTGTAAGCATGGTGATGTCTTTAGGTAACATCATTTTCGAGATGGCTATGAAAATCGGGGTTGTTTTACTGGTGGTGGGTTTACTAGATTATTTGTACCAGTGGTGGGAGCACGAGAAATCGCTGCGGATGAGTAAGGAGGAACTGAAACAGGAATACAAACAAACGGAAGGCGACCCCCAGATAAGGAGCAAGCAGAGGCAAAAGCAGCGCGAAATGGCTATGCGCCGCATGATGGCCGAGGTACCCAAAGCCGATGTTGTAATAACCAACCCAACCCATTTTGCTGTGGCCTTGAAATACGAAGCGGAAGCGATGACAGCTCCAGTGGTAACGGCTAAAGGGCAGGACTTTCTGGCTTTGCGCATAAGAGAAGTAGCTATGGAGCACCAAGTGGCCTTAGTAGAAAACCCATTTTTGGCTCGAACTATCTATTACTCAACCGAGATCGGAGATCCGATTCCAGAAACTCTTTATCAGGCCGTGGCCGAGGTACTCGCTTTCGTATACCGCCAGAAACGTAATCTCGGGTGA
- the fliP gene encoding flagellar type III secretion system pore protein FliP (The bacterial flagellar biogenesis protein FliP forms a type III secretion system (T3SS)-type pore required for flagellar assembly.): MNKVARVVAVGFVLAAFLIMVVVCLTGEAQAQQFQIPQVSINIGGESQGETGVSQALQILALLTILSLAPAILILLTSFTRIIVVLSFVRSALATQQMPPNQILVGLALFLTFFVMAPTWKEVNEKALQPYFQGEITQDQAFTRGMAPLRTFMFKQTREKDLALFVKMAKIQRPRTYGDVPNYVLIPAFVISELKTAFEIGFIIFVPFLVIDMVVSSALMSMGMLMLPPMMISLPFKILLFVLVDGWNLVVNSLLMSFR, encoded by the coding sequence ATGAATAAAGTCGCCAGGGTAGTGGCTGTCGGCTTTGTGCTTGCGGCCTTCTTAATTATGGTTGTCGTATGCTTGACCGGTGAGGCTCAAGCCCAACAGTTCCAGATTCCTCAGGTCAGCATCAATATCGGCGGTGAATCCCAGGGAGAAACCGGGGTTTCTCAAGCTTTGCAGATATTGGCTTTGCTTACTATCTTGTCGCTGGCGCCGGCGATATTAATACTGCTTACCTCGTTTACCAGGATAATCGTGGTGTTGTCTTTTGTCAGGAGTGCCCTGGCCACCCAGCAGATGCCGCCCAACCAGATTCTTGTAGGTTTGGCTTTGTTTTTGACGTTTTTCGTAATGGCTCCGACCTGGAAAGAAGTCAACGAAAAGGCTTTGCAGCCTTATTTCCAGGGAGAAATAACCCAGGACCAGGCGTTCACTCGGGGTATGGCGCCCCTGAGAACTTTTATGTTCAAACAAACTCGGGAAAAGGACTTGGCGTTGTTCGTGAAAATGGCGAAAATCCAGCGTCCTCGCACTTACGGGGATGTTCCTAACTACGTGCTTATTCCGGCTTTTGTTATCAGTGAATTAAAGACCGCGTTTGAGATCGGGTTTATCATCTTTGTTCCTTTTTTGGTTATCGACATGGTGGTTTCCAGCGCCCTCATGTCCATGGGAATGTTGATGCTTCCACCTATGATGATATCGCTCCCTTTCAAGATATTGCTGTTTGTCTTGGTAGACGGGTGGAACTTGGTCGTCAACTCGCTCCTTATGAGTTTTCGATGA
- the fliQ gene encoding flagellar biosynthesis protein FliQ codes for MYQDVVLGLAKEAVYATLLVAAPILLGSLLIGLVISILQATTQIQEQTLTFVPKIIVVLVVIIVFGPWMLNTMVAFANNLLVNIPQFIDLR; via the coding sequence GTGTATCAAGACGTTGTATTAGGCCTGGCTAAAGAAGCGGTGTACGCTACCCTGTTGGTTGCGGCTCCTATTTTGCTCGGGAGCCTGTTGATCGGCTTGGTAATAAGTATTTTACAGGCAACTACCCAGATTCAAGAACAGACTCTAACCTTTGTTCCAAAAATCATTGTTGTACTGGTGGTTATCATAGTTTTTGGTCCTTGGATGCTCAATACGATGGTTGCCTTTGCCAATAACCTTTTGGTTAATATACCTCAGTTTATCGACTTGCGGTGA
- the flhF gene encoding flagellar biosynthesis protein FlhF has protein sequence MKIRRYVADSLQEAVKQARLELGRDAMIIHTRKFKQGGFFGLFARPRIEITVALDEEVAQAASHDTLRAESKPVPMVSEDTFVAVNKELPEKADELLEELREMKQMMADLNHKLEEKDKLKGMPRSVQSLYKALVNNQVNEKLAFRIAQSVKQRIETEEGHHDEDMMGVCTEVLGSMFKKPKPIEFNRGRPRVVAMIGPTGVGKTTTIAKLAANFALLERKRVGLVTIDTYRIAAVEQLKTYAEIIGVPLEVVFHPEGLETALAKHKDKDVIFIDTAGRSPRNEPHINELAEFLRVAEPDEILLVLSTNTPTLDLLEIYQRFNVVRIDKLVFTKVDECERFGQILNVAYKTKTGLAYITNGQNVPDDIMVPDPSYLAKMILGEVSV, from the coding sequence ATGAAGATCCGAAGGTATGTGGCCGATAGTCTCCAGGAAGCGGTGAAACAAGCCCGGCTTGAGCTGGGGCGAGATGCCATGATAATCCATACTCGTAAGTTTAAGCAGGGCGGTTTTTTTGGTCTTTTCGCTCGGCCCCGAATCGAGATCACGGTAGCCCTGGATGAAGAAGTTGCCCAAGCCGCAAGCCACGATACACTTAGGGCGGAATCGAAGCCGGTACCGATGGTTTCGGAAGACACTTTTGTTGCCGTTAACAAGGAACTACCAGAAAAGGCTGACGAGCTTCTTGAAGAGCTACGCGAAATGAAACAGATGATGGCTGATCTCAACCATAAACTGGAGGAAAAGGATAAGCTAAAGGGGATGCCGCGATCGGTACAGTCACTTTATAAAGCTCTGGTCAATAACCAGGTCAATGAGAAACTGGCCTTTCGAATTGCGCAATCGGTGAAGCAGAGGATTGAGACCGAGGAAGGTCATCATGACGAGGACATGATGGGGGTATGTACTGAGGTACTGGGGTCCATGTTTAAGAAGCCTAAGCCTATAGAGTTTAACCGAGGCAGGCCCAGAGTAGTAGCGATGATCGGTCCGACCGGCGTTGGCAAAACCACAACTATAGCTAAACTGGCCGCTAATTTTGCCCTATTAGAAAGGAAAAGGGTAGGTTTGGTCACTATCGATACCTATCGTATTGCTGCGGTGGAGCAGCTCAAAACTTACGCCGAAATCATAGGGGTTCCACTAGAGGTGGTTTTTCACCCAGAAGGATTAGAAACGGCTTTGGCCAAACATAAAGACAAGGATGTCATTTTCATCGACACCGCCGGGAGAAGCCCTAGAAACGAGCCTCATATTAACGAATTGGCCGAATTTCTCAGGGTAGCTGAACCAGACGAAATCCTGCTGGTTTTGAGTACCAATACCCCTACGTTGGATCTCTTGGAGATTTACCAGAGATTTAACGTGGTTAGAATCGATAAACTCGTGTTCACCAAAGTAGATGAGTGTGAACGTTTCGGGCAGATATTGAACGTGGCTTACAAAACGAAAACGGGGCTCGCTTACATCACTAACGGACAAAACGTACCGGATGACATAATGGTTCCAGACCCCAGCTACTTGGCGAAGATGATACTGGGAGAGGTATCGGTTTGA
- a CDS encoding flagellar biosynthetic protein FliO → MFGFSRRHRWMLAFMLLVVFLSFCSQIGRALGADIEKQKLDLKYEEPKAEPGTGMAGAMVRLILSLAVIVGSAWLVIRLMGKQMTRRMQGEWIQVLDEVMIGPNRGIMLCEVGGKVFAVGVTDHQVATLFEVTDEALIEDMIKKAEERKVTQSSIPASLLWERAQKALNIGKGRNSKERERYFHSLMQEELRNLERLRSGRDRAQDTSGRGDDNE, encoded by the coding sequence GTGTTTGGGTTTTCTCGGCGACATCGCTGGATGCTCGCCTTCATGTTACTGGTTGTTTTCTTGAGTTTTTGTTCCCAGATAGGAAGAGCGCTGGGGGCTGATATTGAGAAGCAGAAGCTAGACCTCAAGTACGAGGAGCCGAAAGCTGAACCCGGTACCGGTATGGCTGGAGCTATGGTTCGCTTGATACTGAGCTTGGCAGTCATCGTCGGTAGTGCCTGGCTGGTTATCCGTTTGATGGGCAAGCAGATGACACGCCGAATGCAGGGCGAGTGGATACAGGTGCTAGACGAGGTTATGATCGGCCCCAATCGCGGCATTATGTTGTGTGAAGTGGGGGGGAAAGTTTTTGCCGTGGGGGTTACGGATCACCAGGTGGCAACCCTCTTTGAAGTGACCGATGAAGCCTTGATAGAAGACATGATAAAGAAAGCTGAGGAAAGAAAGGTAACCCAGTCTTCAATACCGGCTAGTCTTCTTTGGGAACGGGCACAAAAGGCTCTGAATATTGGGAAGGGCAGGAACTCCAAAGAACGGGAACGGTATTTTCATTCTCTGATGCAGGAGGAATTGCGGAATCTGGAACGACTTCGGTCCGGCCGGGATAGGGCTCAAGACACCTCAGGGAGAGGTGACGACAATGAATAA
- a CDS encoding flagellar brake protein, which yields MDSRDLRINQLVEIETDMPAYKGVYPSRVEEVVEEGVCLAVPIKHGALIPLRIGDVVRVYFMQDQEVYCLKTDIIARKQNRVPVVVLAHSQDVEKVQRRNWVRIEIGLPVTFYFSDGQFEKVEEGRTLNLSGGGVLFVTRADWLRIGSRIRIRLELPEREPFISPAIVRRIVPPEEKESRGYRVACEFVDIKEGQRDALVKFIFEVQRERLKKGLY from the coding sequence TTGGATTCCAGAGATTTAAGGATTAACCAGTTGGTAGAAATTGAAACTGACATGCCAGCTTATAAAGGGGTTTATCCAAGCCGGGTAGAAGAGGTAGTTGAAGAAGGGGTTTGTCTGGCAGTTCCTATAAAACACGGGGCACTCATTCCCTTGAGGATTGGGGATGTAGTGAGGGTCTACTTCATGCAAGACCAGGAGGTGTATTGCCTTAAAACAGACATTATCGCTCGTAAACAAAACCGGGTTCCGGTAGTGGTTTTGGCCCATTCCCAGGACGTGGAAAAAGTACAACGTCGGAACTGGGTAAGGATCGAGATAGGTTTGCCCGTAACTTTTTATTTTTCTGATGGCCAGTTCGAGAAAGTGGAAGAGGGGCGAACTTTAAATCTCAGTGGGGGCGGCGTACTGTTCGTTACCCGGGCAGACTGGTTGAGAATAGGAAGCCGAATACGTATAAGGCTGGAGTTGCCAGAAAGGGAGCCGTTTATTAGCCCGGCTATCGTGCGCAGGATAGTGCCACCGGAAGAAAAAGAGAGCAGAGGATACCGAGTAGCATGCGAATTCGTGGACATAAAAGAAGGACAGAGAGACGCTCTGGTGAAGTTCATTTTTGAAGTACAGAGAGAACGCCTCAAGAAAGGCCTTTATTAG
- the flhA gene encoding flagellar biosynthesis protein FlhA, with product MLGKLLNNSDILLSVGLIIIVMMMIIPMPYYLLDIFLTFNIAFSLIILMVCMFTLRPLDFSVFPSILLIMTLFRLSLNISSTRLILLDAFAGNVIQRFGDFVVRGDMVVGLVIFLILVVIQFIVITRGAERVSEVAARFTLDAMPGKQMAIDADLNAGLINENEARERRKEIQREADFYGAMDGASKFVKGDAIAAIVILMINIVGGLIIGMARMGMSINQAAKTYTILTVGDGLVTQIPALLLSTATGIVVTRSASQANLGEELTKQLLAHYKALGIAAAVLVVLGFLGLPKGPMFFMAAVFGALFYTLRRSTPENVEPQIPAEAEEAAKIRKPENVVELLQVEKMEMELGYALIPLVDADQGGDLLDRIVMIRRQCATELGFIVPPIRIRDNMQLKPNAYSIKIKGMEIAAGELMLDSYLVLGPGIEEDKDIKGVLTTEPAFNLPAKWIDSSEREIAELKGFTVVDPPSVLATHLTQVIKEHAHELLGRQEVQNILNYIKEQNPAVVNELIPDLLSLGDVQKVLKNLLREQVSIRDVVSILEALADYARVTRDTDVLTEYVRQALRRHITKQYVDDKGKLVVLTIEPGLEEKLRESVQQSEFGSYLVLEPDMAQKLVNEIRKHSEHLARKGSIPMLLVAPILRIYFKRFIERFVPNLVLLSYNEIEPGIELEVAGMVSV from the coding sequence TTGTTAGGTAAGTTGCTCAATAACAGCGACATATTGCTATCGGTCGGGCTGATCATAATAGTTATGATGATGATCATTCCTATGCCTTACTACCTCCTGGACATCTTTCTAACCTTCAATATCGCTTTTTCTCTTATCATCCTCATGGTGTGTATGTTCACTTTGCGTCCCTTGGACTTTTCGGTATTTCCTTCGATTTTGCTGATAATGACCTTATTCAGGCTTTCCCTCAACATTTCTTCGACTCGGCTGATACTTTTAGATGCATTCGCCGGCAATGTCATCCAGCGGTTTGGGGACTTTGTGGTCCGCGGGGATATGGTAGTAGGTCTTGTGATATTTTTAATCTTGGTTGTTATCCAGTTCATCGTTATTACCAGAGGAGCTGAACGGGTGTCTGAAGTGGCGGCTAGATTCACGTTGGACGCCATGCCGGGCAAACAGATGGCTATAGATGCTGATTTAAACGCCGGATTGATAAATGAGAACGAGGCTAGGGAACGGAGAAAAGAGATTCAGAGGGAAGCCGACTTTTACGGGGCTATGGATGGAGCCAGCAAGTTTGTAAAAGGGGATGCGATTGCCGCTATCGTTATTCTGATGATAAACATCGTAGGTGGCTTGATTATTGGGATGGCACGGATGGGCATGTCTATCAACCAAGCGGCTAAGACCTACACAATCCTTACTGTGGGCGACGGCCTGGTGACCCAGATACCGGCTTTGCTTCTATCCACGGCTACCGGTATTGTGGTAACTAGAAGCGCTTCACAAGCTAACCTGGGCGAGGAGTTGACCAAGCAGTTGCTGGCACATTACAAAGCTCTGGGAATTGCGGCGGCAGTTCTGGTTGTTTTGGGATTTCTAGGCCTTCCTAAAGGGCCTATGTTTTTCATGGCCGCTGTGTTCGGTGCTCTCTTTTATACCCTGCGTAGGAGCACACCAGAGAACGTAGAACCGCAAATACCGGCTGAAGCAGAAGAAGCGGCTAAAATAAGGAAGCCAGAAAACGTTGTGGAGCTGCTGCAGGTAGAGAAAATGGAGATGGAACTCGGCTATGCCTTGATACCGTTGGTTGACGCCGACCAGGGGGGAGATCTTCTCGACCGGATTGTCATGATTCGCAGGCAGTGCGCAACCGAACTCGGATTCATAGTACCCCCGATCCGCATTCGAGATAACATGCAGCTGAAACCGAACGCTTACAGCATCAAGATCAAGGGAATGGAGATTGCCGCGGGAGAACTAATGTTAGACAGTTATTTGGTTTTAGGGCCAGGCATAGAAGAGGACAAAGACATCAAAGGGGTACTGACCACGGAGCCTGCATTCAATTTGCCTGCCAAATGGATAGATTCATCCGAACGAGAAATAGCGGAGTTGAAAGGCTTTACCGTTGTAGACCCGCCTTCAGTTTTGGCAACTCACTTGACCCAGGTTATTAAGGAGCACGCGCATGAGCTCCTGGGACGGCAAGAGGTACAGAACATACTCAATTACATAAAAGAGCAAAACCCGGCAGTAGTAAACGAACTTATTCCGGATCTTCTGTCGTTGGGTGACGTACAGAAGGTGTTGAAGAACCTGTTACGGGAACAGGTGTCGATCCGGGATGTAGTTTCCATTCTTGAAGCCTTGGCTGACTATGCAAGGGTAACGCGAGACACGGATGTTTTGACCGAATATGTTCGGCAGGCTTTGCGCAGGCATATTACAAAACAGTACGTGGATGACAAGGGCAAGTTAGTGGTTCTGACGATTGAGCCTGGTTTGGAGGAAAAACTGAGAGAATCAGTTCAGCAAAGCGAGTTTGGTTCTTATCTGGTGTTAGAACCGGATATGGCGCAGAAGCTGGTAAATGAGATACGGAAGCACAGTGAACACTTGGCACGAAAGGGAAGCATACCTATGCTTCTTGTAGCACCGATCTTGCGTATCTATTTTAAGCGGTTCATCGAAAGGTTTGTTCCTAATCTGGTTCTGTTATCGTACAATGAAATCGAACCTGGGATTGAACTGGAAGTAGCAGGGATGGTGTCGGTATGA
- the fliR gene encoding flagellar biosynthetic protein FliR, whose amino-acid sequence MPLEIDKFLLVFARVSGLFLSAPVYSSRQIPVQIKVFLGLLLAAIITYVRPISTRVELDNTGIFLVALAVEVFTGYALGLAGYVLFAAVQLAGQLVDMQMGFGIVNVMDPQSGMQVPLVGSFYYLLAILVFLGIDGHHQLLSAVYHSYDVIPILGAKFQPGFTAFLVKLGGYMFVLGVKIAAPVVAALLVADTALGFMARTVPQMNIFLVGMPLKILGGIVMLLLVIPVYVWLLQVLFAQFFDCLDQALYFLAR is encoded by the coding sequence GTGCCGTTAGAGATTGACAAGTTTCTCTTGGTTTTTGCGCGTGTTTCGGGCTTGTTCTTGTCCGCACCTGTTTACTCCAGCCGGCAAATACCGGTTCAGATCAAAGTGTTTTTGGGGCTTTTACTGGCCGCGATAATAACTTATGTGAGGCCGATCTCGACCCGAGTAGAGCTCGATAACACCGGTATTTTTTTGGTCGCTTTGGCAGTAGAGGTATTCACCGGTTATGCTTTAGGACTGGCAGGATATGTTTTGTTTGCGGCTGTTCAGCTTGCCGGACAGTTGGTAGATATGCAGATGGGTTTCGGTATTGTCAATGTGATGGATCCCCAATCCGGGATGCAAGTTCCCTTAGTGGGAAGTTTTTATTATCTGTTAGCTATTCTGGTGTTTTTGGGAATAGACGGGCATCATCAGCTTCTGTCAGCAGTTTATCACAGCTATGATGTTATCCCGATTTTGGGAGCCAAGTTTCAGCCGGGGTTTACCGCTTTTTTGGTTAAGCTGGGGGGATATATGTTCGTGCTAGGGGTGAAGATTGCCGCTCCAGTAGTAGCTGCCCTGTTAGTAGCGGATACGGCTCTGGGCTTTATGGCCCGAACGGTACCCCAGATGAACATCTTTTTGGTGGGCATGCCTTTAAAGATACTGGGGGGAATTGTCATGTTGCTCTTGGTCATCCCAGTCTACGTGTGGTTGTTGCAGGTACTTTTTGCCCAGTTTTTTGACTGCCTGGATCAGGCCTTGTACTTTTTGGCCAGGTGA
- a CDS encoding MinD/ParA family protein, which translates to MKDQAERLRLMAKSLKTRIENDLVRGMKHTRVVVVTSGKGGVGKTNLALNLALALAESGLRIVLLDADMGLANVDIILGLAPKYNLYHVIRGEKGIKEIILHGPCGLEIIPGGSGIQELANLPEEALQAVIRDLGRLDGEYDLMIIDTGAGISNSVLSYVTAADDIVVVTTPEPTSLTDAYGIIKAASNRQARGAVYIVVNRVETETEGILVAQKLISVGERFLGVEMKLLGCLVEDRAVEVAVKNQQPFLVSHPNSQVSRNVRDIARKLHDKSGGDKVPVKASGLRSFFRNLTSFLR; encoded by the coding sequence ATGAAAGACCAAGCCGAAAGACTCAGGCTTATGGCCAAGAGCCTTAAAACCAGGATCGAAAATGATTTGGTCCGCGGTATGAAGCATACCCGGGTTGTGGTGGTGACCAGCGGCAAGGGAGGAGTAGGGAAAACCAACCTGGCACTGAACTTGGCACTGGCCTTAGCCGAATCGGGACTCAGAATCGTTTTACTCGACGCGGACATGGGCTTGGCTAATGTCGATATCATCTTAGGGTTAGCTCCCAAGTACAACTTGTACCACGTTATCCGTGGAGAAAAGGGCATAAAAGAGATTATCCTGCACGGTCCATGCGGGCTCGAGATAATTCCGGGGGGATCAGGTATTCAGGAACTGGCTAATCTCCCTGAAGAAGCTTTGCAGGCAGTGATAAGAGACCTGGGGAGATTGGATGGAGAGTACGATCTGATGATTATCGATACCGGAGCGGGGATTTCCAACAGTGTTCTGAGTTATGTTACTGCTGCTGATGACATCGTGGTTGTCACCACTCCAGAGCCGACCTCACTTACCGACGCGTATGGTATTATCAAGGCTGCTTCAAATCGCCAAGCTCGCGGCGCGGTTTATATCGTGGTCAATCGGGTGGAAACGGAAACAGAGGGTATTCTGGTTGCTCAAAAACTCATCAGCGTAGGAGAAAGGTTTTTGGGGGTAGAAATGAAGTTATTGGGATGTTTGGTCGAAGACCGGGCGGTAGAGGTGGCGGTTAAGAATCAGCAGCCGTTTCTCGTTTCCCACCCTAATAGTCAGGTAAGTCGAAATGTAAGGGATATCGCGCGCAAGCTGCATGACAAAAGTGGCGGGGACAAGGTTCCGGTAAAGGCTTCTGGACTCCGGAGTTTCTTCCGTAACTTGACTTCTTTTCTCAGGTAA
- a CDS encoding protein-glutamate methylesterase/protein-glutamine glutaminase codes for MKKIKVLVVDDSAFMRKVISDIINSQNDMQVVGVARNGEEALQKAQELGPDVVTLDVEMPVMDGITALKKIMETDPVPVVMLSSLTQNGAEMTMKALQLGAVDFVPKPSGTISLDIAKVSEDIVRKVRIAALARPQIRRLFSGAGSLGSVARPVSPGIPLSRPVGGRLEKLVLIGTSTGGPKALHEVIPRLPGDLEAGVLIVQHMPPGFTASLAARLDGISGLRVKEAEHGEVIAPGTAYIAPGDYHLLVMTDKETGPGRLLVNLTFDPPVSGHRPSVDAMFESVARSFWGHIVGVIMTGMGQDGAKGVIHLKKRGAKIIAEDSSTCIVFGMPKAAIETGQVDKVVPLPEIAQEIQRML; via the coding sequence ATGAAGAAGATTAAAGTACTGGTAGTTGATGACTCGGCTTTTATGAGAAAAGTCATAAGCGACATCATCAATAGCCAGAACGATATGCAGGTCGTCGGCGTTGCCCGCAATGGAGAGGAGGCCCTGCAAAAAGCTCAAGAATTGGGCCCCGATGTTGTCACCTTGGATGTCGAGATGCCGGTTATGGATGGTATTACGGCTCTGAAAAAAATCATGGAAACTGACCCGGTACCGGTAGTCATGCTCAGCAGTCTGACCCAAAATGGAGCCGAAATGACCATGAAAGCTTTGCAGTTAGGGGCTGTAGACTTTGTGCCGAAGCCTTCAGGTACTATTTCCCTCGATATCGCCAAAGTAAGCGAAGACATTGTGCGTAAGGTCAGGATAGCGGCTTTGGCCCGGCCTCAGATACGGAGGTTATTTTCGGGGGCGGGCAGTTTGGGTTCGGTCGCAAGACCGGTAAGTCCGGGGATACCTCTTTCCAGGCCTGTTGGCGGTCGTCTTGAAAAACTGGTGTTGATCGGCACATCGACCGGGGGACCAAAAGCTTTGCACGAGGTTATTCCCCGCCTGCCGGGTGATCTTGAAGCAGGGGTATTAATTGTTCAGCACATGCCACCGGGATTCACCGCCTCCTTGGCAGCAAGACTTGACGGGATATCGGGCCTTAGAGTTAAGGAAGCCGAGCATGGAGAAGTCATTGCTCCGGGAACAGCCTACATAGCCCCTGGTGACTATCACCTGCTGGTGATGACTGATAAGGAAACCGGGCCTGGCCGGCTTTTGGTCAATCTTACTTTTGATCCCCCTGTGTCTGGTCATCGCCCTTCGGTTGACGCCATGTTCGAATCGGTGGCCAGGAGTTTCTGGGGACATATTGTGGGAGTAATAATGACCGGCATGGGCCAGGACGGAGCCAAAGGAGTGATACACCTGAAAAAGAGAGGGGCTAAGATTATAGCGGAGGATTCCTCGACCTGTATAGTCTTTGGGATGCCGAAAGCAGCGATAGAGACTGGACAGGTGGACAAGGTGGTTCCTTTGCCCGAGATTGCCCAGGAGATTCAAAGAATGTTATAG